The Moorella glycerini genomic interval AAAAGATAAAAACAGAACGGAGGAGAAACTATGGCCGGACAGCTAGGTTTTCACGTCCAGCAGGACCGCTGTATCGGCTGCTTTACCTGCCAGATCGCCTGCAAGGATAAAAACGACCTGGAGGTAGGACAGCTCTTCAGGAAAGTCCATGAGATAGCCGGCGGCGGCTATACCGTGGTGGGCAACAACGCCGTTAAAGCCGACGTCTACGCCTACTGGATTTCAATAAGTTGCAACCACTGCCAGGAGGCGCCCTGCGTTAAGAACTGCCCCACCGGCGCTATGCAGAAGCGCCCGGAGGATGGGGTCGTCTTTGTCGATCAGAATAAATGTATCGGTTGCCGTTACTGCGTCTGGAGCTGCCCCTACGAGGCGCCCCAGTATAACCCCGAAAGCGGCAAGGTAGGCAAGTGCGACTTCTGCCGCGATCTCCTGGCCAAAGGGGAACAGCCGGCCTGCGTAACCGCCTGCCCCATGCGGGTACTGGATTTCGGCCCCCTGGACGAACTCAAGAAGAAATACGGCGGTACCAACCAGATCAAAGGCCTGCCTGACCCCAACCTTACCAAACCTTCAATTTTAATAACTCCCCACCGGGATGCAGCCCTGGGGAAATAGGAATGGGAGGAGAAGCTAATGGGTAAAGAATGGGCGCTGGTACTTTTCACCTTACTGGCCCAGATGAGCGTAGGTTTAATGGTCGTCGCCCAGGCCTTGAATTTAAAGCAGAGGGAAGGGCTCAAGCCGGTTCTCCTGTGGGTAGGCATCCTTATGGCGGCCAGCATGATTGTCTCTCTAGGACACCTGGGCAGCCCTGTAGGAGCGCCGCTGGCTGTTCTGAATTTGAAGACCTCGTGGCTCAGCCGGGAGATTTTCTTCTCGGCCGGGTTCTTCGTCCTGTGGCTGGTGAGTTACTATGTTGAGGTGCGCAGCGGGGCCGGTGAGGGGGCCAGGGCCGCCCTGGGCTGGCTGGCCGGCCTGTGCGGGATAATAGCCCTCGTCAGCATGGCCAACATCTATGTCCACACCATCCTGCCGGCGTGGGAGACGGCCTATACCCATATAGTCTTCTACAGTACGGCCCTGGTGCTGGGGGCCATCCTCTACGCCGTGCTGGCCTACCGGGCCCGGCAGGAAGGCCAGGGAAGCATGCTGAAAACAACGGTCATCCTGGCGGTCATCGGCGTGGCCCTGCAGCTGGTCAGCCTGCCGCCCTACCTGGCCAGCTTGAGCGCCGGACCGGTAGCGGCGCAGGAGAGTGCCCGCCTGCTCCTGGGAGCAGCGCCGGCCCTGGTATTGAGCCAGGCCCTGGCGATAATCGGTGGCCTTGTCTTTACCTTCCTGGCCCTGCGGGCGTACGGCGAAAATGGTTCGGCCCTGACGGGACAGTGGCTCTACGGCGCCCTGGCCCTCCTCATCCTGGCCGAACTAGCCAGCCGCTATCTTTTCTATGCCACCGGGGTCAGCATTATGGTCGGCCAGTTCTGAGTCAGGCTATCATATTATTACTTACGCCTGACTGACATTAACAAAGGATATGGCAGGTATCTTCTTCCACCTTCTTGACCGTGCGCAAGTAAAGTACGATAATATAAAGTGAGAATTTTAGTTTAGAAGCGGGCTGACCATGCCCGCTTTTTCAAAATGAGGGCGGGAAAACTCTGGAGACTATTGCCGGGAGCCTTTCAGGCCTATGCAACCATAACCTTGCCGGACCGCTGATTAACGGAGGTGGAGCTTGATGGCGCCGCGTTTTTACCGCCATACCTGCCCCCGGAATTGCTACAACACCTGCGGCCTGATCTCCCTGGTAGAAGGGGGAAAAATCAAGGAGCTGGCCGGCGATCCGGCCCACGGTTACAGCCGGGGACACCTTTGCCGTCTCGGCTACAGCTACCTGGAGATCTTCAACCATCCAGAGCGGGTGCTGCACCCTTTACGGCAGGAGCCCCGGGGTTCCGGCAACTGGCGCCGGATAGGCTGGGACGAAGCCCTGGCCCTCATTGCCGGTAAAATGCTGGACCTCAAGGGACGTTACGGTTCCTTTTTACCAGTCTTCTTTTACAGCAGTTCGGGTAACATAGGTCTCCTGCACCAGGCCTGGAACTGGCTGGCCCGCAGCCTGGGCGAGGTGACGGTAGCGTCGGGTTCCCTCTGCTGGAGCGCCGGCCTGGACGCCATGGTCTACGGTTACGGCACCCACAACCACCCCGACCCGGAGGTCATGGCCCGGGCCAGCTACCTGTTGCTCTGGGGGGCCAACCCGGCCTGGACGGCAGTCCACCAGATGGAATATATCTACCAGGCCCGGGAAAGGGGTGCCCGTCTGGTTGTTATTGATCCTGTTTTTACAGCCACGGCGGCCCGGGCCGACTTCTATGTCCAGATTAAACCCGGCAGCGACGGCGCCCTGGCTTTAGGACTGGCCCGCCATCTGTGGCAGAAAGGGTTGGTAGATAATTACTACCTGGAAAACCATGTGCAGGGATGGCCGGAGTGGCGGGAATACCTGGCCGGCCTGGATCCCGCGGAGCTGGCTGCAGCTTCGGGCGTGCCACCGGCCCTAATGGCCCGCCTGGCGGAGGAGTACGCCGCCGGCAACCCGGCGGCCATCTGGATAGGGATAGGCCTGCAGCGCCACATCAATGGCGGCCAGAACATTCGGGCCATCAACGCCCTGGCGGCCATGACCGGAAACCTGGGCCGGGAGGGGGGCGGCGTTTATTATGCCACCCCGGTAGTGAGCGAGCTTTTTACCACCTCCTGGCCGGGGTGGATGCGCCCTGCCGGCAGCGCAAGGCAAATACCTATCCATAATCTGGCCCGGGGCCTGAAGGAGGCAGACAATCCCCCGGTGAAAATGGCCCTCCTGGCCAATGCCAACCCCTTGAGCCAAAACGCTGTTACAGAAGAATTACATCGGACCCTGGCGAATCTGGAGCTGGTGGTCTTAAGCGGCCAGTTCCTGACCGAGACGGCGCGGGTGGCCGACATCTTCCTGCCGGCAACTACCTTTTTTGAAAGCTGGGATGTTGTTCCCAGCTACTGGCACCGCTGGATAGGGATCAATGAACCGGCCGTACCTCCCCGGGGTGAATGCCGCTCCGAACTCCAGATGGCGAGTGACCTGGCCAGGGTTCTAAAGCAAATGAACCCTGGAAGCTGTCCTTTTCCCACCGGTTGGACGGAAGAAGAGTGGCTGGAGCAGGTTTTTAACCCGGAGGTTTACCGGTTACTGGGGATAAACCATTACCGCGAACTCCTGGACGGCCCCAGGAAATTAAAACTGCCGGTCAATCCCTGGACCGGGGAGCGGTTCGCCACCCCTTCCGGGCGGTATGAAATCTTTTCGGACCGGGCGGCGACAGCCGGCCTGCTTCCCCTGCCGGTTTACCAGCCGGCAGCCGCAGGTACGGAGGCCTACCCCTACCGTCTTCTGACCCCTCACACCAGCGCCGGCTTGAACTCCCAGTTTTATAACCTCGACGACGTACCGGAAGCCTTGGCCCTGGTCGATCCCAGCCTGGCCAGGGAGCGGGGCCTGGCCGACGGCAGCCCGGCCCGCCTTTACAATGAGTTGGGAGAAGTTATAATCACGGTGGGCATAACTGAACTGGTGCCGCCGCAAACTATCCTCTGCCACCAGCGGCCCCTGCCCGGAGGCCAGGCTATCAACGACCTTACCCCGCCCCTGGCCACTGATATGGGAAGCATCACCAGCGGCGGCCCCGCCTTGGCCTATTATGACACCTTTGTCAATATCGCCCCGGTGTAGGAAAGACCGGCGGGCAGGTTCCCTGAAGGCGCGCTTGCGCCTTGACTAAGAAGAGCAGAGCAGACCGAGGAAAAAAGCGAGGTCGAAGTTTCAAGTTTCACGGCCCGCAGGGCCGGGTTTAGCCGCGCCCGAGACCTGCGGAGCTTGAACAAGTATAGGGGCGCAACAGCGCCTGAAGGGAACCTGCCCTACCAGGTAGCACAATGACTTGATAAGCATTTTCGGAGGGGGGTGCGAAGGATGCGACTGGGTTTTTTCCTGGACCTGAACCGTTGCCTTGGTTGCCGGGCCTGTGAGGGGGCCTGCCAGCACTGGAAGGGTCTCGGGTTTCCCCTGCGGCAGGTGCGGACCTTTGCCGGCCAGGTAAGGGGCCGGTGGCAGGAATATTATCTCTCCCTGGCCTGCAACCATTGTGAAAACCCCGAGTGTTTCCGGGTCTGTCCCGAACGCACCTATAACAAGCGACGGGACGGCATCGTCCTGCATAACAGCGGGCGGTGCAGAGGTTGTAACCGTTGCGTCCGCGCCTGCCCCTTCGGGGCTCCCCGTTACAACCTGACAACAGGGAAAGTTGAAAAGTGTGACCTCTGCGTAGAGAGAATAGAAAATGGCCTGCCACCGGCCTGCGTTGAAGCCTGTCCGGTCAAGGCCCTGCAGGTGTTACAATTAGATGAGGGTAAGGAACTGGGAGAGAAGTGGGTACCGGGGCTGGCTGACGTCAACATCACCCGACCCACCCTGCGCCTGAAGGCTCCGGAGGAAGGGGAAAGGTTCTTTCTTGTTGGTTAATACAAATATCAACGGTGATTTTTGTATGGAACCACAAAAATGGTGCCGTTTTCTGGAGATGGCTGCTGCGGGCAAGGGCCTGGTTTCCATTGCCCGCCTCCTGGCGGAGGTTAGCGGGCGGCCCGCTGTAGTCTGCGACCTTACCCTGCGCATCCTGGCCAGCCAGGCGCCGCCGGGTAAGACCCTGAACTTTGGTGATTACCTGCCAGTGGAACTCCCCCGGGAGACAGTAGAGGGGGCGTTTTATCGCGGCCGTTTACAGGAAGCCGGTACAGGAATATTCTTTCTCATGCTCCCCATTGGTGAGGTTACGCTGTATGGTTACCTCTTTCTCCTGGAGGTGGCCGAGGACTGGCACCCTTACCGGGAGCCCCTGAAAGCAGCCGCTCTGGCGGCCATGATTGAGATGTCCCGGGCCCGCATAGCCCAGGAAACCGAGAGGCGTTACCGGAATGAATTCATCCAGGATATCCTGTATAATAATTTACCAAACCGGGAAGCCATAGTCAACAGGGGCCGCCTCTGGGGCTGGGACTTAACCCGGCCCCATTTACTGGTGGTCCTCTCCCTGGACCGGCAGGACCAGCAGGAAAGAGACGAAACCCTGTGGGAACGGTGGCGCCAGTTAATGCAGTCTCACCTGAAACAACAGGCGCCGGAGATTATCCTTGCTGATCGCAGTGACCAGCTAATTCTCTTAATACCGTTCGCTACAAATGAAGCAGGGGTTAATAAAGGCAAAATCGCCGGACTGGTTAAATCCCTGCAAAAATCGACTGCCGCTCACCTGGACGGCAGGACCTTCTCCGCCGGGGTCGGGCGCTTTTACGAAAACGTAGCCGATCTCTACCGGGCCTACCAGGAAGCCAAGGTGGCCCTGGAGATCAGCCGCCTCCTGCGGCGTCGAGGAGTCTTGACCTTTTTTGATGAACTAGGGGTCCTGCGATTGATCTTTAACCAGGGGGAACAGGAACTGGAGGACTATTATGAAGAAACCTTAGGCGCTCTCCAGAAATATGATGCCGAGCATAACGCCAATCTTTTGGAAACCCTGGCTTCCTACCTGTACGCCTCCGGAGACCACAACCGTGCGGCGAAGGATATGTTCATCCACGTCAATACCCTGCGCTACCGCCTGAAAAAGATAGAAGAGCTCCTGGGCCAGGACCTGCGCCGGATTGAGGTTCTGGTCAACCTGTATACCGCCCTCCAGGTTAAGGTTATGCTCGGCCGGTGAAGGTGTATCGTTACTTTCACTTGACAAAAGCCAGGGCCGGTGGTATGTTTTAAGTAAGCTCTTAGCACTCTGGCCTTAAGAGTGCTAATAAGAAGGTGAGAACATGCGGATGGATGAGCGGAAAAAACAGGTCCTGGCCGCCATTGTCCAGGATTATATCCTTACCGGCGAACCGGTAGGCTCGCGCACCATTGCCCGGCGGTACAACCTGGGGGTAAGTCCGGCCACCATCCGGAATGAGATGGCCGACCTGGAGGAAATGGGCTTGCTGGAGCAACCCCATACCTCGGCCGGCCGTATACCTTCGGACTACGGTTATCGTTACTACGTTGACTGCCTTATGGAGCCGGAAAAATTAACCCCGGCGGAAGAAGAATACGTGCGCAAGCGCTATAACCAAAAAATGCTGGAAATCGAGCAGGTCCTGGAGGAAACGGCCCGTTTACTTTCCGAGATGACCGCCTATACGGCAATTGCCCTGGGACCCAACCAGAACAATGCCATCCTGGAGCAGGTGCAGATTTTACCTGTCCATTCAACCAACAAGGCCCTGCTGGTAGCGATTACCAGCACCGGTATGGTTGAGCACCGGATCTTTACCATTCCCGTCAATGTAACCCCGGAGGATCTTACCCGTATCTCCCGGGTTCTCAATGCCAGCCTGCAGGGTATAGCCCTGGAAGAGCTGCGCCAGGCAGTGTTGAGGGATATCTACCGGGAAGTAGCCCAGCACCGGGGTTTAATCAAACAGGTGATTGACCTTTTGCAACAAATCCTGGCCCTGGAAGGCGGCGAGAAGGTTTACCTGGAAGGCATCCTCAACATTTTAAGCCAGCCGGAGTTTAAAAATTTAGAGAAGGTCAAGGAAATCCTGGCTTTTCTCGAGCGGGAAGAGGCCCTGCGGCGTATTTTTAAAGCCACTCCGGCAAGCGGCCTGACGATCAGGATCGGCCAGGAGAATAAAGAAGAAGGCATTGATAAATGCAGTGTAGTAACGATTAGCTATGCCGTCGAAGGGAAAATAATGGGTAAAGTGGGCTTACTCGGACCAACGCGGATGCACTATTCCCGGGTTATATCGGTCCTCCAGTGTGTGGCCGATAGCTTGTCCCGGTCCTTGAAGCAATTTTACCGCTGAGTTTCAGGGCCACCTGGATCAGGCCGGTGCCTTTAGGTGCTGGCCTTTTTTACGAAAGGGAGTGACCGTAAGAAGTTATGGATGCCAGGCAGGACAATAAAATGAATAATGGACCGGCAAGTGGGGAAAGGGAAGAAAGGCTGACCAGGCCGGGAGAACCGCCTGCCGGAGAAGCAGGGGAAGGAGCAGGGCAGGAAGCCAGCGGCGGACCAGCGGGGGCTGGGGAAAAACCGGTCGAGGAAAATAACGAGACGGCCGGAGAAGCCAGCCAGGAAGTATTAACCCGCCTCCAGGCGGAGCTGGCCGCTAAAGAGGAAGCTTTAGCCGGGCTGCAGCAGCGCTATTTGCGCCTGCAGGCCGATTTTGACAACTACCGCAAGCGTACCCGCCGCGAGCAGGAAGAACTGACCCGGCTGGCCAATGCCCGGCTCATTGAGAGCCTCTTGCCCGTCCTGGATAACCTGGAGCGGGCCCTGGCAGCAGCTCCAGGAGCGGAAAAGCAGGCCCTGGAAACCGGGGTGGAGATGACCCTGCGTCATTTAAAAGAAATCTTAAGCCAGGAAGGGCTAATGCCCGTAGCCGCTCTGGGCCAGCCCTTTGATCCTGAAGTTCACGAAGCAGTAGCGCGGGAAGAAACACCGGAACCGGATAAAATAAACCTGGTGGTGGAAGAGTTCCGCCGGGGTTATACTTTGTATGGCAAGCTCATACGGCCGGCCATGGTCAAAGTGGCGGTAGCGGCCGGTGCCACAGAACAGGAAACCAAACAAGAAGCTGGAGAACAGGAGGTAGATCACAATGGGTAAAGTAATCGGTATCGACCTGGGTACAACCAACTCCTGCGTAGCCGTCATGGAAGGCGGGGAAGCAGTAGTCATCCCCAATGCGGAAGGCGGCCGCACCACGCCTTCCGTAGTGGCCTTTACCAAGGACGGCGAGCGGGTTGTCGGCCAGGTAGCTAAACGCCAGGCCATCACCAATCCCGACCGGACCGTCATGTCCATTAAACGCCATATGGGCACCAATTATAAAGTTAAAATCGATGACAAGGAATACCCAAGTTCGACAGTTGCTAGGTGAATAATAAGCGCAACAGCTTGTCGCGCAAGGGTTTCAGGGTTCGGCTTTTGGGGCGCGTGTTACTAGGGACCCTTTCTGGCCTTTGTTTCGACCGCGATTATTTGCGGCGGTTCCTTTATCCCAAGGGTCTTGAAGATATGCTGCTGTGGCGGGGTTGTTTCCGTCCTTTGGAGTATCCTGCCCTCAGGACCAACAAATTCGCCCAGGTGCATGCGTTCCAGGGTCTGGCGGATGTTCCGCCAGCTATCCTGCACTTTCGTTTCAGCTACCCGGATTAGGAGCAGTCCCAGCCAGCACAGGAGGACATGGGCATGGATGCGGTCGCTCAGGCGATGATAAATAGGCCGCAGCTCTAAGGACTGTTTCATGGTACGGAAGGCGTCTTCTACTTCGAGAAGCTGCTTGTAGCCGAGGGCCACGTCTTCCGGGCTTAAAGTATCGTCCGAGGTCCGTAACAGGTATTTGCCGTCCAGCTTTTCTTCGGCTTTCACCTTGGCCATATCGATATACGGTTGCCCTTTCTTGTCGGTCTTGAGATAGCGGCCATAGGTGGGATGGGCGATAAGCTGGCAGCAGGCTTTGGTATGGGGTTCGCCTTTAAGGTCGCCGATGGCTTTTAGTTCTTCCTTGAGGCGGGTCAATATTTTCTCCCGCTCAAGTCT includes:
- a CDS encoding DMSO/selenate family reductase complex B subunit; its protein translation is MAGQLGFHVQQDRCIGCFTCQIACKDKNDLEVGQLFRKVHEIAGGGYTVVGNNAVKADVYAYWISISCNHCQEAPCVKNCPTGAMQKRPEDGVVFVDQNKCIGCRYCVWSCPYEAPQYNPESGKVGKCDFCRDLLAKGEQPACVTACPMRVLDFGPLDELKKKYGGTNQIKGLPDPNLTKPSILITPHRDAALGK
- a CDS encoding dimethyl sulfoxide reductase anchor subunit family protein, encoding MGKEWALVLFTLLAQMSVGLMVVAQALNLKQREGLKPVLLWVGILMAASMIVSLGHLGSPVGAPLAVLNLKTSWLSREIFFSAGFFVLWLVSYYVEVRSGAGEGARAALGWLAGLCGIIALVSMANIYVHTILPAWETAYTHIVFYSTALVLGAILYAVLAYRARQEGQGSMLKTTVILAVIGVALQLVSLPPYLASLSAGPVAAQESARLLLGAAPALVLSQALAIIGGLVFTFLALRAYGENGSALTGQWLYGALALLILAELASRYLFYATGVSIMVGQF
- a CDS encoding molybdopterin-dependent oxidoreductase; translation: MAPRFYRHTCPRNCYNTCGLISLVEGGKIKELAGDPAHGYSRGHLCRLGYSYLEIFNHPERVLHPLRQEPRGSGNWRRIGWDEALALIAGKMLDLKGRYGSFLPVFFYSSSGNIGLLHQAWNWLARSLGEVTVASGSLCWSAGLDAMVYGYGTHNHPDPEVMARASYLLLWGANPAWTAVHQMEYIYQARERGARLVVIDPVFTATAARADFYVQIKPGSDGALALGLARHLWQKGLVDNYYLENHVQGWPEWREYLAGLDPAELAAASGVPPALMARLAEEYAAGNPAAIWIGIGLQRHINGGQNIRAINALAAMTGNLGREGGGVYYATPVVSELFTTSWPGWMRPAGSARQIPIHNLARGLKEADNPPVKMALLANANPLSQNAVTEELHRTLANLELVVLSGQFLTETARVADIFLPATTFFESWDVVPSYWHRWIGINEPAVPPRGECRSELQMASDLARVLKQMNPGSCPFPTGWTEEEWLEQVFNPEVYRLLGINHYRELLDGPRKLKLPVNPWTGERFATPSGRYEIFSDRAATAGLLPLPVYQPAAAGTEAYPYRLLTPHTSAGLNSQFYNLDDVPEALALVDPSLARERGLADGSPARLYNELGEVIITVGITELVPPQTILCHQRPLPGGQAINDLTPPLATDMGSITSGGPALAYYDTFVNIAPV
- a CDS encoding 4Fe-4S dicluster domain-containing protein, encoding MRLGFFLDLNRCLGCRACEGACQHWKGLGFPLRQVRTFAGQVRGRWQEYYLSLACNHCENPECFRVCPERTYNKRRDGIVLHNSGRCRGCNRCVRACPFGAPRYNLTTGKVEKCDLCVERIENGLPPACVEACPVKALQVLQLDEGKELGEKWVPGLADVNITRPTLRLKAPEEGERFFLVG
- a CDS encoding PucR family transcriptional regulator translates to MEPQKWCRFLEMAAAGKGLVSIARLLAEVSGRPAVVCDLTLRILASQAPPGKTLNFGDYLPVELPRETVEGAFYRGRLQEAGTGIFFLMLPIGEVTLYGYLFLLEVAEDWHPYREPLKAAALAAMIEMSRARIAQETERRYRNEFIQDILYNNLPNREAIVNRGRLWGWDLTRPHLLVVLSLDRQDQQERDETLWERWRQLMQSHLKQQAPEIILADRSDQLILLIPFATNEAGVNKGKIAGLVKSLQKSTAAHLDGRTFSAGVGRFYENVADLYRAYQEAKVALEISRLLRRRGVLTFFDELGVLRLIFNQGEQELEDYYEETLGALQKYDAEHNANLLETLASYLYASGDHNRAAKDMFIHVNTLRYRLKKIEELLGQDLRRIEVLVNLYTALQVKVMLGR
- the hrcA gene encoding heat-inducible transcriptional repressor HrcA, with product MRMDERKKQVLAAIVQDYILTGEPVGSRTIARRYNLGVSPATIRNEMADLEEMGLLEQPHTSAGRIPSDYGYRYYVDCLMEPEKLTPAEEEYVRKRYNQKMLEIEQVLEETARLLSEMTAYTAIALGPNQNNAILEQVQILPVHSTNKALLVAITSTGMVEHRIFTIPVNVTPEDLTRISRVLNASLQGIALEELRQAVLRDIYREVAQHRGLIKQVIDLLQQILALEGGEKVYLEGILNILSQPEFKNLEKVKEILAFLEREEALRRIFKATPASGLTIRIGQENKEEGIDKCSVVTISYAVEGKIMGKVGLLGPTRMHYSRVISVLQCVADSLSRSLKQFYR
- the grpE gene encoding nucleotide exchange factor GrpE, which encodes MDARQDNKMNNGPASGEREERLTRPGEPPAGEAGEGAGQEASGGPAGAGEKPVEENNETAGEASQEVLTRLQAELAAKEEALAGLQQRYLRLQADFDNYRKRTRREQEELTRLANARLIESLLPVLDNLERALAAAPGAEKQALETGVEMTLRHLKEILSQEGLMPVAALGQPFDPEVHEAVAREETPEPDKINLVVEEFRRGYTLYGKLIRPAMVKVAVAAGATEQETKQEAGEQEVDHNG